From the Pongo pygmaeus isolate AG05252 chromosome X, NHGRI_mPonPyg2-v2.0_pri, whole genome shotgun sequence genome, one window contains:
- the EZHIP gene encoding EZH inhibitory protein produces MDTQSDMEKEQKHQQDEVQGGLNNETALASGDACGTGNQDPAASLTTVSSQASPSGGAALSSSTAGSSAAAATSAAIFITDEALGLPIMAAVLTERHSDRQDCRSPHEVFGCVVPEGGSQAAVGPQKATGHADEHLAQTKSPGNSRRRKQPCRNQAAPVQKPPGRRLFPGLLPPSSPGFPPSSHPCSGASTSSQATQPGPALLSHASEARPATQSRTTLAASGVRRRASGPRPVIRRCTAQPGPAFPRRATHLDLARLSPESAPGPARRGRDSVPGPARRGRASTPGPARRGRDSAPGPARRGRDSAPGPALRVRTARSDPGHRSTSTTPGTGLRSRSTQRRSALLSRRSLSGSADENPSCGTGSERLAFQSRSGSPDPEVPSRASPPVWHAVRMRASSPSPPGRFFLPIPQQWDESSSSSSYASNSSSPSRSPGLSPSSPSPEFLGLRSISTPSPESLRYALMPEFYARSPVPPEEQAEIESTAHPATPPEP; encoded by the coding sequence ATGGACACTCAGTCAGACATGGAGAAGGAGCAGAAGCACCAGCAGGACGAGGTGCAGGGAGGGCTGAACAACGAAACCGCCCTTGCCTCCGGGGATGCCTGCGGGACCGGGAATCAAGATCCTGCTGCTTCCCTCACCACAGTCTCCAGCCAAGCATCTCCCTCGGGCGGCGCCGCCCTAAGCAGCAGCACAGCCGGTTCTTCCGCTGCAGCCGCCACCTCCGCCGCCATTTTCATCACCGATGAGGCCTTGGGGCTGCCAATCATGGCTGCTGTGCTGACGGAGAGGCATTCTGACCGCCAAGACTGCCGCAGTCCTCACGAAGTCTTTGGGTGTGTGGTGCCCGAGGGGGGCAGCCAGGCCGCTGTGGGGCCCCAGAAGGCCACTGGCCACGCCGACGAGCACCTGGCCCAGACCAAGAGCCCCGGGAACAGCCGTCGTAGGAAGCAGCCCTGCCGCAACCAGGCTGCCCCGGTTCAGAAGCCTCCAGGGCGGCGTCTGTTTCCTGGGCTTTTGCCGCCATCTTCGCCAGGGTTCCCGCCCAGCAGCCATCCCTGTTCCGGGGCTTCTACGTCGAGTCAGGCAACCCAGCCAGGCCCTGCACTCCTAAGCCACGCATCTGAGGCAAGGCCTGCTACCCAAAGCCGCACAACCCTGGCAGCTTCTGGTGTCCGCAGACGTGCGTCTGGTCCACGCCCTGTCATCCGACGTTGCACCGCCCAGCCAGGCCCTGCTTTTCCACGCCGCGCCACTCATCTAGACCTTGCTCGTCTAAGCCCTGAATCTGCGCCAGGCCCTGCCCGCCGAGGCCGCGattctgtgccaggccctgcccGTCGAGGCCGTGCATCTACGCCAGGCCCTGCCCGCCGAGGCCGCGATTCTGCGCCAGGCCCTGCCCGCCGAGGCCGCGATTCTGCGCCAGGCCCTGCCCTTCGCGTCCGCACAGCAAGGTCAGACCCCGGTCATCGCAGCACCAGCACGACGCCAGGCACTGGCCTCCGGAGCCGTTCCACCCAGCGAAGATCAGCCCTTCTCAGCCGCCGCTCTCTGTCTGGGTCAGCTGATGAGAATCCTTCCTGTGGGACTGGCTCAGAAAGGCTTGCCTTTCAGAGCAGATCAGGCTCTCCTGATCCTGAGGTCCCAAGCCGTGCTTCCCCGCCTGTTTGGCATGCAGTCCGTATGCGTGCCTCCTCACCCTCACCCCCTGGGAGGTTCTTCCTTCCCATCCCTCAGCAGTGGGATGAgagctcctcctcctcttcctatgCTTCCAACTCCTCCTCCCCGAGTAGGTCTCCTGGCCTAagcccttcttccccttcccctgagTTTTTGGGCCTGAGATCTATTTCCACTCCTAGCCCTGAAAGCCTTAGGTATGCTTTGATGCCTGAGTTTTATGCTCGGAGCCCTGTCCCTCCAGAAGAGCAGGCAGAAATAGAGAGCACAGCTCACCCCGCAACACCGCCTGAGCCGTGA